The Streptomyces sp. V4I8 genome includes the window GGAACGCGTCACCTTGGCCGGGTCGATGATGCCCTCGGCGACCAGGTCGACGTACTCACCGGTCGCGGCGTTCAGGCCGTGACCCGGGGTGAGGTTGCGGACCTTCTCCACCACGACGCCGCCCTCGAGGCCGGCGTTGACGGCGATCTGCTTCAGCGGGGCTTCCAGAGCCAGCTTCACAGCCTGGGCACCGGTCGCCTCGTCGCCCTCGAGCTCCAGCTTCTCGAAGACCGCGGTGGCCTGGATGAGGGCCACGCCACCACCGGCGACGATGCCCTCCTCGACGGCCGCCTTGGCGTTGCGCACGGCGTCCTCGATGCGGTGCTTGCGCTCCTTGAGCTCCACCTCGGTGGCGGCACCGGCCTTGATGACCGCGACACCGCCGGCGAGCTTCGCCAGGCGCTCCTGCAGCTTCTCGCGGTCGTAGTCCGAGTCGCTGTTCTCGATCTCGGCGCGGATCTGGTTGACCCGGCCGGCGACCTGCTCGGAGGAGCCGGAGCCGTCGACGATGGTGGTCTCGTCCTTGGTGATGACGACCTTGCGGGCCTTGCCCAGGAGGTCCAGGGAGGTGTTCTCGAGCTTGAGACCGACCTCCTCGGAGATGACCTCGCCACCGGTGAGGATGGCGATGTCGTTCAGCATCGCCTTGCGGCGGTCACCGAAGCCCGGGGCCTTGACCGCGACGGACTTGAAGGTGCCGCGGATCTTGTTGACGACCAGGGTCGACAGGGCCTCGCCCTCGACGTCCTCGGCGATGATCAGCAGCGGCTTGCCCGACTGCATGACCTTCTCCAGGAGCGGGAGCAGGTCCTTGACCGAGGAGATCTTGGAGTTGGCGATCAGGATGTACGGGTCGTCGAGGACGGCCTCCATACGCTCCATGTCGGTGGCGAAGTACGCCGAGATGTAGCCCTTGTCGAAGCGCATACCCTCGGTGAGCTCCAGCTCCAGACCGAAGGTCTGGGACTCCTCGACGGTGATGACGCCTTCCTTGCCGACCTTGTCCATCGCCTCGGCGATGAGCTCGCCGATCTGGGTGTCGGCGGCGGAGATGGAGGCCGTGGAAGCGATCTGCTCCTTGGTCTCGACATCCTTCGCCTGCTCGAGCAGGGCGGCGGAGACGGCCTCGACGGCCTTCTCGATACCGCGCTTGAGGGCCATCGGGTTGGCGCCGGCGGCTACGTTGCGCAGGCCTTCCTTGACCAGGGCCTGGGCGAGCACGGTCGCGGTGGTCGTACCGTCACCGGCGACGTCGTCCGTCTTCTTGGCGACTTCCTTGACCAGCTCGGCGCCGATCTTCTCGAACGGGTCCTCGAGCTCGATCTCCTTGGCGATGGAGACACCATCGTTGGTGATCGTGGGGGCGCCCCACTTCTTCTCGAGGACGACGTTGCGGCCCTTGGGGCCGAGCGTCACCTTCACGGCGTCCGCGAGCTGGTTCATGCCGCGCTCGAGGCCGCGCCGCGCCTCCTCGTCGAACGCGATGATCTTGGCCATGTGAAGTGGTCCCTCCAGGACTGGGGGTGATTCCTTCGGACCGCGCCCGCGCCCGCGACGGACGGCTCACATGCCTTGTGGTTCCTTGCCCCACCCGGCCTGCGGGCCTCACCGACCCGGTCCTTCTTTGTCACTCTCACCTTCAGAGTGCTAACGCCAATGATTAGCACTCGACCCATGCGAGTGCAAGCGGCTCTCGGGGATCGGGCGGGGGGGATCAGCCGGGCGCGAGCGGGGCCGGACAGGGTGGGGGGCAGGGGCGTGGGCACGGCGAAGGGCCCGCACCCCGGGAGGTGCGGGCCCTTCGAAGAAGAACGTCGCTGCTTTAAGTCGACGCGTGCTTCAGCTGGTCGCCAGCCGGACCATGTCCGCCTGCGGCCCCTTCTGACCCTGCGAGATCTCGAAATCGACCCGCTGGCCCTCTTCCAGGGTGCGGTACCCGTCCATCTGGATCGCGCTGTAGTGGACGAAAACATCCGCACCACCGTCGACCGCGATGAAGCCGTACCCCTTCTCCGCGTTGAACCACTTGACGGTGCCCTGAGCCATGCCTAACTCCCCTATTACTGGCCCTTGCACAGATCCACACTTCGCGGATCCGGGTCAGACCTCACCCCCCATCGGTCGGGGGCGTGCGCCGGAACGCGTCGACCGCGGCTGAATGTATCTGCCCAACTGCCGTCTGCAACAGGTCAATCGGACGAGAAATCCGGGCACGACCGGTCGGGAATGTGGGGACAATTCCCCTGACTTCAGGTCAAGTCGGGCCCGGCAAAGGGAACAAAAGCCGCAAAAAACCCGCACACTTTGGCTACTTCTTGTCGGGCTCGCGGTGGAAACAAAGGGATGTCGACCTGTAGATCGGCGGCGCATTCCCCAACTGTACCTCGCTCAACCACACAGAATTGCCCCCTCCGCTTCTCTCACGGAGGGGGCAATTCGATGAACTCTCAGTGACCGGGGTTACCGATGGTAATGATCGGTCATTCGGTCAGCCTCAGCCGCCGGCGACGGCCGGAATGATGGAGACGCCGGCGCCGTCCGGGGTGGCGGTCTCCAGGCCCTGCTCGAAACGCACGTCGTCGTCATTGACGTACACATTCACGAACCGCCGCAGCTTGCCCTGGTCGTCGAGCACGCGGGCGGCGATCCCGGTGTGGTTCTTCTCCAGGTCGGCGATGACCTCGCCGAGGTTGGCACCCTCGGCGGCGACCTCGGCCTGCCCGCCGGTGTAGGTGCGCAGGATGGTGGGGATGCGGACGTTGACGCTCACGAATGACCTCCGGTCAGCTAATCGCCCCTGGGGGCGCGGGGCTGTGTTGAATGTGCGGCTACCGCCGCGTGGGCGCGACCAGCCCGCACCGGCCGGCAGCAAAGACGATCTCAGACGAGCCCGGCCTCACGGAACGAATCGAGGTTGGGACGAATGGTCGCAGTAAGGCCCGTACCGGCCACCGCGTCCAGCGTCTTCAGACCATCGCCGGTGTTGAGGACAACCGTCGTCTTCGTCGGGTCGAGCAGCCCGTTCTCGATCAGCTTGCGCGTCACACCCACGGTCACCCCACCGGCGGTCTCCGCGAAGATGCCCTCGGTCCTGGCAAGGACCTTGATCGCGTCGACGACCTGCTCATCCGTCACGTCCTCCACCGCACCGCCGGTACGGCGAGCGATGTCCAGGACATAGGGACCGTCCGCCGGGTTGCCGATCGCCAGCGACTTGGCGATGGTGTTCGGCTTCTGCGGCCGTACGACGTCGTGCCCCGCCTTGAAGGCCACCGACACCGGCGAGCAGCCCTCGGCCTGCGCGCCGAAGATCTTGTACGGCTTGTCCTCGACGAGCCCGAGCTTGATCAGCTCCTGCAGACCCTTGTCGATCTTCGTCAGCTGCGAGCCGGAGGCGATCGGCACGACCAGCTGGTCCGGCAGCTGCCAGCCGAGCTGCTCGCAGATCTCGTACGCCAGGGTCTTGGAGCCCTCGGCGTAGTACGGCCGGAGGTTGACGTTGACGAAGCCCCAGCCCTCGCCGGCCGGGTCGCCGATCAGCTCGGAGCAGAAACGGTTCACGTCGTCGTAGTTGCCCTCGATGCCGACGAGCTCGCCGCCGTAGACGGCGGCCATGACGACCTTGCCCTGCTCCAGGTCGTGCGGGATGAACACGCAGGACCGGAAGCCGGCGCGGGCCGCCGCGGCACCCACCGCGCCGGCGAGGTTGCCGGTGGAGGAGCAGGAGAGGGTGGTGAAGCCGAAGGCGCGCGCGGCCTCCAGGGCCTGGGCGACGACGCGGTCCTTGAAGGAGTGCGTCGGGTTGCCGGAGTCGTCCTTGATGAACAGCTTGCCGGCGTCGACGCCGAGCTCACGCGCGAGGTTGTCGGCCTTGACGAGCTGGGTCCAGCCGGGGTTGATGTTCGGCTTGGTGGCCACGTCGGCCGGGACGGGCAGGAGGGGCGCGTAGCGCCAGATGTTCGCGGGGCCCGCCTCGATCCGCTTGCGGAGCTCCTCGGTGTCGTAGGCCGAGAAGTCGTACGCGATCTCCAGCGGGCCGAAACACTCCTCGCACGCGAAGACCGGGCCGAGGGGCACCCGGTGGCCGCACTCGCGACAGGACAGCGCCGCGGCGGGGCCGAGGTCTACCGTGGAACCGGTGGTGGAGTCGGTGGTGCTTGCAACAGTCTGCGCAGCCATGTGAGGCGAGGCCCTTTCTCCTCATCTTCCTCACGACGCATCTCGCCGTGAGACGGATTTGGCACCTTCCCTAGCCGGGAGCCTCGCGTGAACGAGACCGGCTGGAGGGTTGCCGGGGCTTCATCGGGCCGTATCCCTCTGCCCCTCTGGATGAGCGGTATGAAGTTGTGGTCGGCGGGGCGGCCAGGACATGCGATGGTCACCCGCGTTGTTCAAGACTGTAACCGACAACCAGGACAGTTGAGATAGTCGTCCGAACCGCGAGATGGATCACATGATGATCACGCGGTTACGTGCCGTGATCACGACAGTGAGGAGTTCCGGACTGTGCTGGAAGAAGTCGAGCGCTGGCTGAGCACCCGCTCCTGGTCCGCGACCGATCGTCCGCTCCACCAGATCCTGGCCGCCAAACAGCGTACGGGCCAGTCGGTCTCCGTCGTCCTGCCCGCGCTCAACGAGGAGGAGACGGTCGGCGACATCGTCGCGATCAT containing:
- the groL gene encoding chaperonin GroEL (60 kDa chaperone family; promotes refolding of misfolded polypeptides especially under stressful conditions; forms two stacked rings of heptamers to form a barrel-shaped 14mer; ends can be capped by GroES; misfolded proteins enter the barrel where they are refolded when GroES binds) yields the protein MAKIIAFDEEARRGLERGMNQLADAVKVTLGPKGRNVVLEKKWGAPTITNDGVSIAKEIELEDPFEKIGAELVKEVAKKTDDVAGDGTTTATVLAQALVKEGLRNVAAGANPMALKRGIEKAVEAVSAALLEQAKDVETKEQIASTASISAADTQIGELIAEAMDKVGKEGVITVEESQTFGLELELTEGMRFDKGYISAYFATDMERMEAVLDDPYILIANSKISSVKDLLPLLEKVMQSGKPLLIIAEDVEGEALSTLVVNKIRGTFKSVAVKAPGFGDRRKAMLNDIAILTGGEVISEEVGLKLENTSLDLLGKARKVVITKDETTIVDGSGSSEQVAGRVNQIRAEIENSDSDYDREKLQERLAKLAGGVAVIKAGAATEVELKERKHRIEDAVRNAKAAVEEGIVAGGGVALIQATAVFEKLELEGDEATGAQAVKLALEAPLKQIAVNAGLEGGVVVEKVRNLTPGHGLNAATGEYVDLVAEGIIDPAKVTRSALQNAASIAALFLTTEAVIADKPEKAAAPAGGGMPGGDMDF
- a CDS encoding cold-shock protein, with protein sequence MAQGTVKWFNAEKGYGFIAVDGGADVFVHYSAIQMDGYRTLEEGQRVDFEISQGQKGPQADMVRLATS
- a CDS encoding MoaD/ThiS family protein, with the translated sequence MSVNVRIPTILRTYTGGQAEVAAEGANLGEVIADLEKNHTGIAARVLDDQGKLRRFVNVYVNDDDVRFEQGLETATPDGAGVSIIPAVAGG
- the thrC gene encoding threonine synthase, which gives rise to MAAQTVASTTDSTTGSTVDLGPAAALSCRECGHRVPLGPVFACEECFGPLEIAYDFSAYDTEELRKRIEAGPANIWRYAPLLPVPADVATKPNINPGWTQLVKADNLARELGVDAGKLFIKDDSGNPTHSFKDRVVAQALEAARAFGFTTLSCSSTGNLAGAVGAAAARAGFRSCVFIPHDLEQGKVVMAAVYGGELVGIEGNYDDVNRFCSELIGDPAGEGWGFVNVNLRPYYAEGSKTLAYEICEQLGWQLPDQLVVPIASGSQLTKIDKGLQELIKLGLVEDKPYKIFGAQAEGCSPVSVAFKAGHDVVRPQKPNTIAKSLAIGNPADGPYVLDIARRTGGAVEDVTDEQVVDAIKVLARTEGIFAETAGGVTVGVTRKLIENGLLDPTKTTVVLNTGDGLKTLDAVAGTGLTATIRPNLDSFREAGLV